The following DNA comes from Musa acuminata AAA Group cultivar baxijiao chromosome BXJ1-4, Cavendish_Baxijiao_AAA, whole genome shotgun sequence.
GTCAAGCTCCAAACAATTTCTTTCATTGACCAGTCACTGTCCATTTTATTCTTCAAGAAGTCAATCCACCTATCAGGAATTGCCATGGCCAACCGATAGTCAAAACCTACTCCACCTTCGTAATCTGGTCGGCATAGGGCTGGCATACCAGAGACATCTTCAGCAATAACAGTGGCATCTGGCAAAAGGTTATGCACCAAGTGATTTGCCAGCATCATATAAACGACCGCATCCACATCAGTTGCCTCACTGAAATATTCGGTGTAGTTTCCAGTAAATACCATGTTAATTCCATGATGATGATAGAGCATTGATGTTACCCCATCAAATCGAAAACCATCGAAGTTAAATTCATCCAACCACCATCTTAAGTTAGATAAAAGAAACCTTAAGACTTCCCAATTAGCATAGTTGAATAATCGGCTATCCCATAGCTTATGGTAACCCCTTTCCCCATTatggaagtaggagtcttgagtgccTTGTCCAACATCAAACCCGTTAAGACCATCAGTGACATTGTTGCTAGCGTGGCTGTGAACAACATCCATAAGAACTCGGAGACCTAAACCATGCGCCTTGTCAATCAGATACTTGAGATCTTCTGGTGTTCCTGATCTACTGCTTACAGCAAAAAAGTTTGTAACATGATAACCAAAAGATCCATAGTATGAATGTTCCAAAATAGCCATTAGCTGAACTGTGTTATAGTTATTTGCTCGTATACGAGGCAATACAGTATCTGCAAATTCCCTGTAAGTGCTTACACATGGTTCTGAGCTACTCATCCCAACATGAGCTTCGTAGATCCTTGGAGCTGCAGGTTTTGGAGGTCTAGAGTACTTGAAGATATACCTGCAGGAATAAGTCCACATTGCAAAATTTAGCATATATACTGTGAAACAAGTTACGGCAACCAAAACATTATGGGTAAACACAACACCTGACCTTTCTGAAGGTGGTGGATCCCAGTGAACTCCATCATAAGGAGCTGCAAATCGAGTAGGATCAACGGTGGCATATCTGATCCATGCTGGAATCCTATCAACCCAAATTCCATTGCCATGTTTGAACCTAAATTTGACCCTAGAATTGTGAGGAATGGATGGTTTACCTCCAGCATCTGGGATTTTAATATTCCAAACACCAAATTCATTTTTTTCCATTTTGTGGTTGGACCCATCCCAGCCATTGAAATCTCCAATAAGTTGTGCTTCCCTACAAAGTTAAAATGAAAGCTTCCATGCTTCATTATATGCACCTAGTATTATTGTGCAAAACGTACTTCTTAGTAATTAAGTCAGTTGATTCAAAGATAAGAGATTAAGTCCCTTTCTCGTGATTAAACAAGTTCTAAGTGGTCGAAAAGCTATATATTATTATCACCTACATAATGCCATTACATGTCCTTGGTTGTTATTGTAGCTGCCACCATTTATATTGGCTTTTACTAAAACAACACACTCAAATGCTGACCAGGTTAAATTATTTACAACCAGATTACCCTAATTTTAGTAAGCGTGCTCAAGACAATGCCCATGATTGGACTccacaagttcaaaatttatcaCAAAATGCATATGTACAAGTTCAGAATGTAAATAAATGCCTTGACAATAAAACCAATTTTAGGAAATATAAAGAAAGCATGTGTTAGAATGGGAAAAACAGGACTCTTAGAGACAGCTTGAAGACTCACTGGGCAGCTGGAGCCCATTCACGGTAAACAATAGCATCTTGTTCTCTGTTGAATCCAAACTTGAGATAACCTACGATGTAGGAGCAAGTAGCCAGAGACCAAGTCCCAGGAAAACATAAGTTTGCGCATATATAAGATGCTTTAAACACAATTGACTTGAAGTATATATGCTTGATACCTTGAGAAAATTCTTCAAGACTTCCTTCGAATTTCTCAATCAATGATTTTTGTTCCACATATTTCTTTGACCTGTAAATGAGATGATCTTTAAAATTTTCCAGTGATGGATCCAAGTCAAATATTCCACAATGTTGAACATCCTCTTCAGTAGTTGTCATGGCTTGGTTCTCACCCAGAACACTTGAGATTGCAAAATCACGCTCAGCCTTAAAATaatgcaaaaaacaaaaaaatggttTTAGTATTTAACACTATAGGTAATGCATAAGTTCACCGTGCTTAAGAGAATATGCCAGAAttcatttttaatcattttcaagagatcaaATCACCTTCAAATTTATGGACAACCTATGCGGGCAGCAGAAAGGGTACTTAACAGAAAATCGTATAGATGAATTTGCCACCAGTGCTGACTGCAACTTTGCAAGCACATGACTTCTTGAGTCCTGTCAGCAAACCAAAATCAGATACAGATAAGAAGAGATAAATGTATTGTGCAACAAAATGAACTGCCTTCATGCACTGTCTGGTATTTGCATCAAACAATCTGCCCCATAATTCGGTAGTTAAAAAAGGGCAGACCCTTTTGATTCGTTAATGAAGATTAGTGTTAGCTTATTCCAACAATACACTAACATCTCCTCTTAAAATAATTTCGAATAAATGCAAATTCTTCGCAATAATCAGAgtatttccttttttttggttTACAATTGGTATGATTAATCATAGTCTCTTCTTTTGAGTGTTAGAATTGAATGCATGCATCTGAAAGCCAAATGAGTGTTAGAATTGAATGCACGCATCTGAAAGCCAAATttcaaatgcatgcatgcatgcatctctACCTGACGTAAAGATATGagttattttttcttttggtCGACACTAGAGATGATTTGTGGGCCAAAAATCCACAACTATTTGCATCGCATAGTAACATTGATAAGATATGAATTGCTCCTAGTCATTTCTTGCTTTACAAATGATTCCACTCCACATGTGCATCACATGCATATCCCAGTCctcgcccgagtcactccagatcgatTCTCGATTggcgactcgccggcccagtcCTCGCCCAAGTCGCTCCAGATTGATTACCGACTAACAACTCGCCATTGAGGGGTCTAGGGAAGATCAATGTATGTAACCTTATCTTTAAATATGAAGCCTCCAATACGGGtctagggagggtcaatgtacgtagtcttacttttaaatatttaaataagttGTTTCCATGACTCTAACCCTAGTCTTCCAAGTCGTAAAGGAGCAATCTTACCGTTATACCAAGGCCCACCCTCCCCATAATTAAGTAGTCTATAACATATAAAAACAAGGAAACTGTAAACTTCTGAATTTCCAAATGCTACCATCAAGCTTGCATACTTCTCATCCATGCTAGATTATCTAGTTTAATAAATCATCTTTAAAAAACATTATAGACTCCAATGCACAGAAACACTCATATATAGATCAAGTTAGAAAAGCCTTTCtatgcatatgaaacatttcttaGATACCACTTTTACCAAATAATCATACCACAATTATGATATGTCAGCTACACATGTGATGTAGAACAAGTTCATGATGAGTAGAGGAGACTTTTTTATTTGACAATAGAAGAAGGGAAGATAGAGGAAGGACAATAATCAtaaaatgaaatgaaaaaaaatggTAACTAATAGACTCACTTTCTCTCGACTAGTCAAGTTCCAATCTTCCAGCAGTTCATAACCATGATACATTTTGGTCACATAGGTAACTCATGTTCAGTTAGGCTGAAAGAATGAGGAATGGAACGAATCCATGATTTGATTTATTCTGCAACTCATGGAATAATTATCAAGTAATTGATATAGCAAGTGGTAGTTGATTTTCGTGGTAATAGTTAACTAAAGTGAAAACTAAAAAATACTTGGAATTCACATTTTGATAGCCACCATCCTAATTCAGCACAAAGTGAACACTCTCAGTATCATTGTCTATGTTGTTGACACCTGAATAGATTAAAAAAAGTGAAAGTCTACGAAAATAATAGGCATCAAGTGAGGTCAAAATGgcaaatcaaaagatgaataggCATAAAGCTATGATGAGTGCACAAATGGGAGAAATAATACCTAACGACATTCTGAAATACATATATGAATAAGGTGACACGGAGCAAGAGAATAACAAAAGTAGCACAGACAGTCGTTAAAACCAATGATCAGATATCGGAATACATATAGAACACAAACATAAGAATTTAATATATTATACAACAAAATATGATCAAACCACACATCTTTAAGTGATCTAGCAACCTCCGACTAAATCCATCCAATGATCCAAAGAAAGGCTTTTGGCAAAGCCCAGAAGGTTAAACATGCCAAAGAAAAAGCGTCGCGGGGATACCAAAATCGCTCATACGGCTCACACCCAACATATCACTGGAACCATGAAAAAGCGCAATTGAATACCTAGCAACCGCAATTACGATCTTGCCAAATCATCATATGTCGAACATTTTGTGTTCAACCATGTAAATAACACAACGAAGTAAAGAGATTGCATTATAGcgtgaaagaaaaaagaaggaaagcgGGTTAATACTGAAAAACCAAAATCGATTTCTTCGACCCAATCTGAAGAAGCGTACcgacgtaaacatacaatgaactTAGGAAAAAGAGCCCGCGAGCAAGTAGACGAAATAGAGGGGCAAATCACCACCAACTCCCAATCGAGAAAACAAAAAAGCTCAAGAAGCAACAAAAACCCACATGCAATTCTTGCTCCCTTCCCCACTCCCCTCCAAGAAAAGATCAAAATCGAAACGGTTGAGCAATCAAAGGGGGAACAGGAACAAGAAAAAGATCGTGCCTTTCGAGGGTGCGAGGAGGCTCGAGCGAGGAAGATCGGAGACGAAGAGCATAATAGCATCGtaatcttcttcccttcttcttttcttcaccacTGACACTGCTCGTTCTCGCACTCTGAGATGTCTTTCTCCTCTCCACAGCCTTACATTTATCGTTCCATCTCATTCCATTCTATTCCGTTACATTCGCCACGCAATCGAGGAGAAAAGGTCCATTTCCTTCAGACGTGGGGTCCGTCCCGTAGCTCTGCTTCGCGCTTTCGCCGTcatcaagcaagcaagcaagggaTGCGTGGGTCGCGCTCCCAAGGGGTCTCTGTGCATACATCACACGGCATTACAACACGTGTTACTCACGTGAGTGCTCGCTTGCGGACTCGTGGAAGTAAAAGACACAACTGCCCTCGACGATGGCGACATCACGTAAGGACAGATCTACGACTATGTTTGCAAACGAGTCGGATTACGTGTACGGTCGGAGTCCGAAGGACGAAGTTATTCTGTTCTTGGTTATGCTGTGCGGCGGAGTAGTGTAACGGCGGTAGGATGTAGCGGGCCTATCACGGGAATGATGAGTAGGGTCCAATGGTTTAATGGTGTTGCCCTAATAGCGAACAAGGAATGATGCGTTTTTAAGGGTGGCATGTTGTTGGAATAGTTTGATGGTTTCATGTGCAAGGATTAGAACCTCATTTAATAATTCCAATAGACATGATAATATGGTAAAATACTTTTAGGACACATTTCTGAGGAGAAAGAAATAGCAGAGCTCTGCTAGGGAGGGCAGCCATGGTAGCACATTCAAGAAGACATCAACAAAGCATGTCTCGGACTCTTTGCAGAAAGTGGGGTTCTCATTTCTTTTGATGCTATGAATCATAAGAAGCACGTTTCAGAGGTTGTCCCCGGAAGCATCAGAAACTTAACGACGGTAGCCTCCCTCCAACATATTTGGGACCATCCATACAAGCAATAATCTCACTCTTGTTTGTCCCCCATATATCAAAATAATGCACAGTAACTTTTGCTTTTCCagtgaaatcaaaatataaagtGCATTAGCAGTATAAAGCTACCAGGAAGAAGGAATGGAACAAGAGATTACTTGAGCAAGTTGAGTTACTACTTAAAGATGAGGGAATAAATATATTGCTTTCTGGTTATAGTTAGATAAAGCATGCTGTGAtgtatttgcttttgagtgccatataaaatatttaaaattttaaaaatagtatATCAAATGGGGGATAGCGTATTGAATAGTCCGAGTCAGGAAGAACTGAAAAGGAGACTTCGAGTAGGTGTTCCCAAGCAATCAAGTTTAGTTGTGCTTTCAAGGCAAACATGTGGGAAGAATACACCAAATGAACACTTTCTTTACAAAGAATTGTACCTAGTAATATGGATTTCTAAAGATCATATAAAATTGAGTGAGAAAATTCAGGTTATGGTACCGTCTCAAGATCCTTGAAGTACTCATGTTCAAGAGCTTTGCGAGCTGTGATTCTCCTTCCTGGTTCCAAACAGAGCATTTTCTGTGCAATAATTTGCATATTAGCAATGGAGTAAAGCTGACAGGACACAAAACTCCTCAAGACATGCAGTGGAACAGGCAAATATAATACTGCTAGTATACATAACAGCAGGCATCGAAAAAAGAACAAATATCATCTTCTCAAAATTGGTGAAGGCATAGAAGTACTAATAAGTTTATTTAGTATCATAAAATAGACAAAGTTCTTTGCCGGTTAGTGAAATGAATCAATCCACCTGTACCTTATGCGTTGAGGAAGTAAAGGATTGATGGTAATGTTAGTAATGAGACGAAAGATGTGCAACAGCAGAGAGTCAAATTTAGGATAGCGCAAAGGCTGCAGCGCGCCGTTATAGCTTATACCAATTGATGAACTAGCATAtaaaattcttttcttttttcatttttggaCTATTGAAACGTAAGCTGGTAACTTTGTCTGGAAATATGGCAAACTATGAAAGGTTAGGAATACTCACTGAGAGAAGGTCGACACCTACTGGTTCAAGATTTGGCACCACTGCTGCCAGATCCTGCAGAGGAAATCTTGCATTaggttcttaatattttcatcccGGTAATTCTTTGGTATATTCTTAGTGGCACCACATAGATAAGCACCGAATTTCCAGAGTCATGCATAATGAAATTTTTGTGCAAGTCCTCAGTATATTTTCTGATGCATGAAGCATCAACTAATCAAACAAAAGGTTTAAAGCAAGTTCATTGTTTCCTTACCATAGGATCCCATTTGGGAAAAGAACACTTGAAGTGAGGTAATGATGTAACCCCTGACCAAGTTTCTTCATTAGGAGTACCTAAAACTCTTCATACATACACGTTAAAGGAAATCATATGACACTTTTAGGTATATATCAATTGCATGGAGCAAAACCAGAACTTGAAATCTTAGTGACAATAATATGTAAACCTGAAAATTTTGAACAACTGAGAAATCTCCGAATCTCCACAGAACAGTGGGCATCGATTCACCATTTCTACAAAAATACAACCTATCGACCATAAGTCGACTGGAGTAGAATAGTGGCGAGACCCAAGAAGAATTTCCGGTGCTCTATACGCCAGGGTAACAACCTGAAAAAAGAATAAGTGAACAGAGATTCCGATGCATAAATAAAATGAAGTATAGAATGAAATAGTTAGGATCATTTTTCAGGAATAAAGTGCTTAGAGAAGCATAGAGATGCAGAATAATTATCTTAAAGGTGCTTTACTAGAAGcacaaatatatatcatcaatgtttcttGCAATCAACAATCAAATATATCTCATGTTTGAACCTTTATGTACTTTGAATCGTTTATGATAGTTGTGCTACATAATCGTTTATGATAGTCGTTTATCATCAACGTTTCTTGCAATCAACAATCAAATATATCTCATGTTTGAACCGTTATGTACTTTGAATAGTTTATGATAGTTGTGCTACATAATAGTTTGTCATTCTCATCTGAGCAACCAAAACAATCAGAATTTGCAAGAAAGAAAcatcatcaaataaatcaactACCTCATTGGTCAATGTCTGGACAGGAATATCAAATGCCCTACCCAATCCGAAATCGGCAATTTTTATGGTGTTAGTTTGCAGGTCAATCAGCAAATTCCGAGGTTTTAGATCACGGTGAAGAACCCTATGAGAATGGCAGTACTCAATACCACTTAAAATTTGGTATAGAAATTTCTGCAAAAAAGGAAAGTGGTACTTATCAGCCACTAAGATTCTAAAACTGTATAATACTACTTCAACATACACCATACATATTCAATCAGGAACTAAAGGATGCCTAATAAACTAACAAACGTATGAGAGGTGAGCGTTGTTTTTAGCTGCCAACTGAGTACATTGGCcaaaatgatcttaattcttTTCCCATGTGTCTACGTACCAAAAATAAGAAAGCCTATGTTACTATGGTTAGAACAAACATTAATAACTAACTAGTTGCTTGATGTGTGAAAATGATTAGTAACTCATCCCTGAGCCAAGACAATTTGGTAGAGAATAGAATGCTATAATACTTGTAACCCAGGAAGAAACATAAACAGAAAAAATAACAAGTAGA
Coding sequences within:
- the LOC103980617 gene encoding cell division control protein 2 homolog isoform X1, yielding MLSQYEKVEKIGEGTYGVVYKARDRQTNEMIAIKKIRIKEEDEGIPGFVIREVSLLKEMHHCNIVRLLDVGVSERSVYLIFEYLDLDLKKHMDSCQTFSEDHRLMKKFLYQILSGIEYCHSHRVLHRDLKPRNLLIDLQTNTIKIADFGLGRAFDIPVQTLTNEVVTLAYRAPEILLGSRHYSTPVDLWSIGCIFVEMVNRCPLFCGDSEISQLFKIFRVLGTPNEETWSGVTSLPHFKCSFPKWDPMDLAAVVPNLEPVGVDLLSKMLCLEPGRRITARKALEHEYFKDLETVP
- the LOC103980617 gene encoding cell division control protein 2 homolog isoform X2, yielding MERYEKVEKIGEGTYGVVYKARDRQTNEMIAIKKIRIKEEDEGIPGFVIREVSLLKEMHHCNIVRLLDVGVSERSVYLIFEYLDLDLKKHMDSCQTFSEDHRLMKKFLYQILSGIEYCHSHRVLHRDLKPRNLLIDLQTNTIKIADFGLGRAFDIPVQTLTNEVVTLAYRAPEILLGSRHYSTPVDLWSIGCIFVEMVNRCPLFCGDSEISQLFKIFRVLGTPNEETWSGVTSLPHFKCSFPKWDPMDLAAVVPNLEPVGVDLLSKMLCLEPGRRITARKALEHEYFKDLETVP
- the LOC135642275 gene encoding 1,4-alpha-glucan-branching enzyme, chloroplastic/amyloplastic-like isoform X3, with protein sequence MLLCSSSPIFLARASSHPRKDSRSHVLAKLQSALVANSSIRFSVKYPFCCPHRLSINLKAERDFAISSVLGENQAMTTTEEDVQHCGIFDLDPSLENFKDHLIYRSKKYVEQKSLIEKFEGSLEEFSQGYLKFGFNREQDAIVYREWAPAAQEAQLIGDFNGWDGSNHKMEKNEFGVWNIKIPDAGGKPSIPHNSRVKFRFKHGNGIWVDRIPAWIRYATVDPTRFAAPYDGVHWDPPPSERYIFKYSRPPKPAAPRIYEAHVGMSSSEPCVSTYREFADTVLPRIRANNYNTVQLMAILEHSYYGSFGYHVTNFFAVSSRSGTPEDLKYLIDKAHGLGLRVLMDVVHSHASNNVTDGLNGFDVGQGTQDSYFHNGERGYHKLWDSRLFNYANWEVLRFLLSNLRWWLDEFNFDGFRFDGVTSMLYHHHGINMVFTGNYTEYFSEATDVDAVVYMMLANHLVHNLLPDATVIAEDVSGMPALCRPDYEGGVGFDYRLAMAIPDRWIDFLKNKMDSDWSMKEIVWSLTNRRYTEKCVAYAESHDQAIVGDKTISFLLMDKVMYSGMSDLEPASPVIERGIALHKMIHFLTMALGGEGYLNFMGNEFGHPEWIDFPREGNGWSYDKCRRQWNLVDTDHLRYKHMNGFDRAMNLLDDRFHFLASEKQIVSSISEEDKVIVFERGDLVFVFNFHPENTYSGYKVGCDLPGKYRVTLDSDAFEFGGHGRVGHDIDHFTSPEGIPGVSETNFNNRPNSFKILSPARTCVVYYKVDETLQQPDEETTGTETTVTQVLQDSQVDKTAENPSEETISTEETTVRQVLQDSPDLASDEVLVSSGIRDEKEIDTEDSTASD
- the LOC135642275 gene encoding 1,4-alpha-glucan-branching enzyme, chloroplastic/amyloplastic-like isoform X1 → MLLCSSSPIFLARASSHPRKDSRSHVLAKLQSALVANSSIRFSVKYPFCCPHRLSINLKAERDFAISSVLGENQAMTTTEEDVQHCGIFDLDPSLENFKDHLIYRSKKYVEQKSLIEKFEGSLEEFSQGIKHIYFKSIVFKASYICANLCFPGTWSLATCSYIVGYLKFGFNREQDAIVYREWAPAAQEAQLIGDFNGWDGSNHKMEKNEFGVWNIKIPDAGGKPSIPHNSRVKFRFKHGNGIWVDRIPAWIRYATVDPTRFAAPYDGVHWDPPPSERYIFKYSRPPKPAAPRIYEAHVGMSSSEPCVSTYREFADTVLPRIRANNYNTVQLMAILEHSYYGSFGYHVTNFFAVSSRSGTPEDLKYLIDKAHGLGLRVLMDVVHSHASNNVTDGLNGFDVGQGTQDSYFHNGERGYHKLWDSRLFNYANWEVLRFLLSNLRWWLDEFNFDGFRFDGVTSMLYHHHGINMVFTGNYTEYFSEATDVDAVVYMMLANHLVHNLLPDATVIAEDVSGMPALCRPDYEGGVGFDYRLAMAIPDRWIDFLKNKMDSDWSMKEIVWSLTNRRYTEKCVAYAESHDQAIVGDKTISFLLMDKVMYSGMSDLEPASPVIERGIALHKMIHFLTMALGGEGYLNFMGNEFGHPEWIDFPREGNGWSYDKCRRQWNLVDTDHLRYKHMNGFDRAMNLLDDRFHFLASEKQIVSSISEEDKVIVFERGDLVFVFNFHPENTYSGYKVGCDLPGKYRVTLDSDAFEFGGHGRVGHDIDHFTSPEGIPGVSETNFNNRPNSFKILSPARTCVVYYKVDETLQQPDEETTGTETTVTQVLQDSQVDKTAENPSEETISTEETTVRQVLQDSPDLASDEVLVSSGIRDEKEIDTEDSTASD
- the LOC135642275 gene encoding 1,4-alpha-glucan-branching enzyme, chloroplastic/amyloplastic-like isoform X2, producing MYHGYELLEDWNLTSREKDSRSHVLAKLQSALVANSSIRFSVKYPFCCPHRLSINLKAERDFAISSVLGENQAMTTTEEDVQHCGIFDLDPSLENFKDHLIYRSKKYVEQKSLIEKFEGSLEEFSQGIKHIYFKSIVFKASYICANLCFPGTWSLATCSYIVGYLKFGFNREQDAIVYREWAPAAQEAQLIGDFNGWDGSNHKMEKNEFGVWNIKIPDAGGKPSIPHNSRVKFRFKHGNGIWVDRIPAWIRYATVDPTRFAAPYDGVHWDPPPSERYIFKYSRPPKPAAPRIYEAHVGMSSSEPCVSTYREFADTVLPRIRANNYNTVQLMAILEHSYYGSFGYHVTNFFAVSSRSGTPEDLKYLIDKAHGLGLRVLMDVVHSHASNNVTDGLNGFDVGQGTQDSYFHNGERGYHKLWDSRLFNYANWEVLRFLLSNLRWWLDEFNFDGFRFDGVTSMLYHHHGINMVFTGNYTEYFSEATDVDAVVYMMLANHLVHNLLPDATVIAEDVSGMPALCRPDYEGGVGFDYRLAMAIPDRWIDFLKNKMDSDWSMKEIVWSLTNRRYTEKCVAYAESHDQAIVGDKTISFLLMDKVMYSGMSDLEPASPVIERGIALHKMIHFLTMALGGEGYLNFMGNEFGHPEWIDFPREGNGWSYDKCRRQWNLVDTDHLRYKHMNGFDRAMNLLDDRFHFLASEKQIVSSISEEDKVIVFERGDLVFVFNFHPENTYSGYKVGCDLPGKYRVTLDSDAFEFGGHGRVGHDIDHFTSPEGIPGVSETNFNNRPNSFKILSPARTCVVYYKVDETLQQPDEETTGTETTVTQVLQDSQVDKTAENPSEETISTEETTVRQVLQDSPDLASDEVLVSSGIRDEKEIDTEDSTASD